The following DNA comes from Vigna radiata var. radiata cultivar VC1973A unplaced genomic scaffold, Vradiata_ver6 scaffold_353, whole genome shotgun sequence.
aaaatagaaaataataatattaaatatttaaaaattaatttattagacacttatgaataaaataaaataaatattaaaataaatttcaattaaagagaaaatgtattgttataatatttattttaaaaattagtacaaatttaaaattaatataattagtagttcagttcagtttatattatagtttagttaaaattagtgtaatttacaatttagttaatagttcagtacaatttacaattcaattaatagttcagttagtgtcaAAAATGGAAATCCTTCTTATGATAAGAAGATATTAGCACATACATCAGTAAAGCAGTGCATTTAAAGCAAAGCACAACATCATAAAATTAACTTCAAATTAACCTCCTACACAAGTCAGGAACAAGCTGTTGCAAAAGTTAATATAGGATCTAGCACAACATAGATACAAATTTTAGAATAGAGTCcaatattatagttattatatgTAGCATGCATAAATATAACATCCAACTCTCTCCAAGCTCCATTCCATCCTTCAACAACATATTCATGATTTCTGCATGATGACAAGAACAGGATAAGATTTTATccaaaaaagaaagtaaaaaaaatacaaataaagagaGAGAATCCTAGTTACACTTTacaagaaaagataaatatgaaaaaagtaGTTGTACTTAAGCAGAATCTCTAACCTGCATTGGAAGGTACAATTTGAACTCGGGTGGGAGTTCTTCTTCAGAGTAGAGGCGATCAGAGAAGTATATCCTTCTCAGGCGACAGTTTGCATGAACCTGAACTCGCAGCGTCTCCACATAATTAGTACCATATGCTCTCTTGGTGAAATCAGCCAGGTTAAACTGTATTTGATTCCAGCCGTCATCCATTCTTAGTGGCATAGTGCAAATGTACGGCTTTACTCGAGTGACGGCCTATTATGTATAATGACATGAAAATTAGAACGCATGAAACATTTGTAAATCATACAGATTGTATTCCAGTAAAGATATTGAGATCATTTTAGTAACAATGTTACAATATTCCATATCTTCCTTTTTCAAGTACTGTAGTATACCTCAGAGATGACTGTTAGAATAGGCATAGAAGAgggttttattaaaaagttgttgAGTTTTTCCTATCTATATCACACCACCAGTTATTACCTACCAATTCGTGACCCAAATGATTAGTCCAATGCTGATAGACTTCTTTGGTAAAGTAGTCTATCAACCCTCTCTTACTACTCAAGAACACACACAAACAGAACTGAATATCCTTGTATTATTGAATGAACGAAAGAATTCAATGTACAAAATTAACTCTCAGGGAAGCCTGATCTTCCCCCACTGGATAATAACTCCAGTTAAACTCCAATGTACAGAATAGCTACCCCCCTCCTATACAactacttatatttataatatccCCTTCCCTCCAAAACTAATTACTAACTGATATGACACAGCATCCCACCCGTATTCCTCCTTATCATTCCCTcctctctttttccttcttttatatacttttaatctTCTACCAAATGCTCCCAGGTGCATCCTCTTCattaaattcttttcaattatcACTCAAACACTCCTAATAATGACGACACAAATTAGCCCATTGCTATCTAAAAAGGCCCACATTCTACTCGTAATTCACATCCTATTTACAATTTTCTCAACTATAGTAGGTTGCCTCcttgacatttttcttttctctcctctctctACAATTTCTAAAAATGTGAATACAGCATTTGATCATCATGGATAGTGACCATGATTGTTGTGAAGTTTTCTCTACGGTCCTCAAGCAATGTTCACATGGTTTTCTCTACTTTGGAAAATTTAGTCACattatccaaaatatatttacttaataGTGTGCATTGATGATATAGTCAATACAAGGGAATGACACTACTAGAATTTCAACTAAAGAAACACGCATGCAATGTCTCAAATACTTTTCGGGCATTGAGGTGACACAATCAAAAGAAGGTATTGTaatttcacaaagaaaatatgctctAGATTTCCTAAAAGAAACGAATATGATTGACTATAGATGAATAccaaaatcaaaaattaatGGCAGAGTACGATGAATATTTCTCTGATCCAAAAAGATATAGAAGACTTGTTGGATCAGTTCATACATATTCTTTATATTGATCAGTTCATACATATTCTTTATATTGATCATTGGAATGTTGTCATCCGTATTCCAAGGAACCTTCGAAAAGATCCAAGGCAACGTatgttatatgaagataaaggaaattATCAAAAACTTTAGGTATTGTGATGCTGATTAGTTCATAGATATTCTTTATATTGATCATTGGAATGTTGACATCCGTATTCCAAGGAACCTCAGAAAAGATCCAAGGCAACGTatgttatatgaagataaaggaaattATCAAAAACTTTAGGTATTGTGATACTGATTAGACAGGATTTCTAATGAAGTGATGCTTTACTACAAGATAGTGTTTTCATTGAAGGAAATATTATCTCCCCAAAAAtgcaagaaacaaaatgtagttaCACAATCAACTCTATGTATAAGGTGATGTTATCTGTGTGTGCAAAACAACACCTCTATATGATTCAGCAAATGAAGATATATTGTGATAATCAAGCATATGaagatatatattaaaagcagatgtaatcatataaatatttttcaagtttttaattgattaattaatgtctctaatcaaatgaaataaaaataattaatatttacatgTTATATTACTAtcctataattaataattgaaacttAATTTGTAAGTGTTAATAacttaaattacaatattatggTACATTTGCATCTTTCAAACgatataatacaaaaaattaatcatttaaattattttttaatttaaaagaaaaaagaaataaaaaaaaaaggctagCTCCCCTCGCCTCTAACCCATCAGTTTGACAAGTCAGGCGAAACAAGTCAAAGCAGATTGAAAAATCCAACCCAATCTGCCAAATTTTGGTGGGCTGACAAACCAGCCCGTGGACCAAAGCCCACTTTGTCATCCCTAAAGTATATGATATAGAAGAAATCAAAATTCTGCAAGTTGTGGACAAACCCcttaaacataaaaacaagGGCAGACTTACACACTTGAAAATTTGAAGCTCGAAATCGTCGCCTGACATTCTTATCATCCAAAACTTGAATCTCAAATGTGAAATACTTCTTTAGATTCTTGACAATCATAACCAAGAATGGAAGTTTTATACCAAGTGTTGCAGCTGGGTCAGCTGGGCATGTAATATATGTGGACTGAATATTTGATCCGATTATTTCTAGTACATTGGATTGAATATCTTCATCCTGAGGTCGTTTGATATGACCATTCACAACTATAACAAAGTCCAAGAAAAATCAGTGACATAAGACTTACTTTGAACAACAAAAAGACTGTTCATATCATCAGACAACAAAACACAAATATGTTAAGATAAACAATTAACCACTTGAGatcatttaattcatcaaataTAAATCATCAGAAAGAAATGGGTCACATTGATCCTTAAATATGTGTTAGGTTCCTTTATTCAAGGAACCGAACAGCAGCTCTATGCTCACACACACACTCAATAGTATAAAAGAaacatgtatgtatatgtatttcTATTTCCTCTGTAATGTGTAGAAAGGAAAATACAAGTATCAATCTCTCCcccaaggaagcctcccttccCTTCCTCCACTGGCCAAGTGGTCTAATCTAAATCCCAAAATAATATCCGATACCCTCTCTCCCTATTctgtttgttatttatattccctctctctcttctaacaacTAACCACCTTTTTCCACTACTTATTTCATCCCTTTTTTATCCCTTCTCACATAAACCTTTAATTGCCTAACAATATGTGAGCCATTGTCACTAAagtcctttaaaaaaaaaaagtattgtatTTAGCCCCTGAAAGTGTGAAAGAAAAGTCCAACATTACATCCTGCTCAAGGTTACTGAGCTATTCTTTGAATCGTGAATCAAAATATTGTATTGAATAATACGATTCAAGTATATAAATGATAAACAGTGTTCAATAAAAGCAATTTAAAGAGGAAATAGATAAAATAACTTAAGCAGAAgtcacacaaaacaaaactattaCTTATTACTAAGTTtgtgaatttttatattagaagaaagaagaataatgtTTCAACTAAGGCATACAGACTacaacaaataaattgaaaGCAGAAACCGGACTGAAGCATGATGTTTCAACTATGATGCAGAGTACTTAATAGAGTAGTATTAACGTATAGGAGAAAGATTCGCTTTAAAAAAGTGATCTGAGAATATACAAATTCCTTAACACAACAGGAATAGGAAATACCACGACTAATCTTACACATTAACCTTTCATGGGATCAATATGCAAGAAGATCAATGAGTAA
Coding sequences within:
- the LOC106779156 gene encoding cilia- and flagella-associated protein 20; this encodes MFKNTFQSGFLSILYSLGSKPLQIWDKEVVNGHIKRPQDEDIQSNVLEIIGSNIQSTYITCPADPAATLGIKLPFLVMIVKNLKKYFTFEIQVLDDKNVRRRFRASNFQAVTRVKPYICTMPLRMDDGWNQIQFNLADFTKRAYGTNYVETLRVQVHANCRLRRIYFSDRLYSEEELPPEFKLYLPMQKS